One part of the Chryseobacterium sp. 7 genome encodes these proteins:
- a CDS encoding outer membrane beta-barrel protein has protein sequence MKKTIFALSLLSSVFVFSQEKNNKPQEKQIEGVVITKTKKAVEQKADRTIFDFSEQPQLNNGNVLEGIKKLPGLVSTDIAGMMYQGKMLEVYLNGRPLNITSNELNSFLEGMPANSVERIEVITQPGAEFPATSGGAIMNIITNKNANKYLTATYSGNYSFTNYDKFRNRTTNSVNLNARNKYFGWQLNVGQNYRESMLNGQQDELLTSHTDRYGRGYFAKSGLTFDLGQDRLLLNYDIYHNNNDNYTLSNGHGDLPFENDPKDLREAYYTSSDVAHTNSLRQEAVVTYQKRFADKSQKLDFQLGYTRSDSKFAQDNYFQDGNFAAAPYLPINSAMSGLKDLLNNKSVMNIANFKVDYAQPIKLLDGGKVSFGGLYEKQDYDTESFGLTNLEYQRQTASTYLEFQAKLKKFDFTLGSRAENYDISGVTRYFDKDAKLVEANLIPFNKFKLFPNASVQYNMMNQVYVAANYNRKISLPSISALNPNNVTFSGPSTEVNGNPNLQPTIFDNYELKISAFDYAFIGYSVSSASNQVAQIIRKDGRKLYNEQVNISNMKIHNFNVGLPVPFMIFSKPLSEIMKFDFNPDKINFMYLYAGYQKHDIDNLNNKGFWIFNIMTQILLPKDIKMTANYSYLTPKAGYFYFTAEKPFNNSLDITLTKKFMNNRLTLSVFANDIFNGQMMQVRSNPPSGTPVMISSKYDTRNFGFSINYKIPTRNKLAKEDPNILNQTKKEDNGGVMQQAQ, from the coding sequence ATGAAAAAAACGATTTTCGCATTATCCTTATTAAGCTCTGTCTTTGTTTTCTCGCAGGAAAAAAATAATAAGCCTCAGGAAAAACAAATTGAAGGAGTAGTCATTACCAAAACTAAAAAAGCCGTTGAACAAAAAGCAGACCGTACTATTTTTGACTTTTCAGAACAGCCTCAGCTGAATAACGGGAACGTTCTGGAGGGTATTAAAAAACTTCCGGGACTTGTATCTACGGACATTGCGGGAATGATGTATCAGGGAAAAATGCTGGAAGTATATCTTAACGGAAGACCTTTGAATATCACATCCAATGAATTGAATTCCTTCCTTGAGGGAATGCCTGCCAATTCTGTAGAAAGAATTGAAGTGATCACTCAGCCTGGTGCTGAGTTTCCGGCAACTTCCGGAGGTGCCATCATGAATATCATCACTAATAAAAATGCCAATAAATATTTAACAGCAACTTATTCGGGGAATTATTCTTTCACGAATTATGATAAATTCAGAAACAGAACGACCAATTCCGTTAATTTAAATGCAAGAAATAAGTATTTCGGATGGCAGCTGAATGTGGGTCAAAATTACCGTGAAAGTATGCTGAATGGCCAGCAGGACGAGCTTTTAACGAGTCACACCGACAGATACGGACGCGGATATTTTGCAAAATCCGGATTAACTTTTGATTTGGGGCAGGACAGATTATTATTAAACTACGATATTTATCACAACAATAATGACAATTACACTCTAAGTAACGGTCATGGAGACTTACCATTTGAGAATGATCCGAAAGATTTAAGAGAGGCTTATTACACGTCTTCGGATGTTGCTCATACCAATAGCCTGAGGCAGGAAGCTGTGGTAACGTATCAGAAACGTTTTGCTGACAAGTCTCAAAAACTGGACTTCCAGTTGGGTTATACAAGATCAGACAGTAAATTTGCACAGGATAATTATTTCCAGGACGGTAATTTTGCAGCAGCACCTTATTTACCTATCAACAGTGCTATGAGCGGTTTAAAAGACCTTTTAAACAATAAATCTGTGATGAATATTGCCAATTTCAAAGTAGATTATGCGCAGCCGATCAAACTTCTTGATGGTGGAAAGGTAAGCTTTGGAGGATTATACGAGAAACAGGATTATGATACGGAAAGTTTTGGTTTAACCAATCTTGAATACCAGAGACAAACGGCTTCAACGTATTTAGAGTTTCAGGCTAAACTGAAAAAGTTTGACTTCACATTGGGTTCCAGAGCTGAAAACTATGATATTTCAGGGGTAACAAGATATTTCGACAAAGATGCGAAATTGGTAGAGGCTAATTTGATTCCATTCAATAAGTTTAAACTTTTCCCGAACGCGAGTGTACAGTATAACATGATGAATCAGGTTTATGTTGCCGCGAACTACAACAGGAAAATCAGCTTACCAAGTATTTCTGCTTTGAACCCGAATAACGTAACATTCTCAGGACCGAGTACAGAAGTAAATGGTAACCCGAATCTACAGCCTACTATTTTTGATAATTATGAGTTGAAAATTTCTGCTTTTGATTATGCATTTATCGGGTATAGTGTAAGTTCGGCAAGCAATCAGGTGGCACAGATCATCCGAAAAGACGGAAGAAAACTTTACAACGAACAGGTGAATATTTCGAATATGAAAATTCACAACTTCAACGTAGGGTTACCGGTTCCTTTTATGATTTTCAGCAAGCCTCTGAGCGAAATCATGAAGTTTGATTTCAATCCTGACAAAATTAACTTCATGTACTTATATGCTGGTTATCAGAAACATGACATCGATAATTTAAATAATAAAGGGTTCTGGATTTTCAATATCATGACTCAGATTCTTTTGCCTAAAGACATTAAAATGACAGCTAATTACAGCTATCTGACTCCCAAGGCAGGATATTTCTACTTCACCGCAGAAAAACCATTCAATAACTCTCTGGATATTACACTGACGAAGAAGTTTATGAACAACCGTCTGACGCTTTCTGTTTTTGCAAATGATATTTTCAACGGGCAGATGATGCAGGTACGTTCTAATCCGCCATCAGGAACTCCTGTGATGATCAGCAGCAAGTATGATACGAGAAACTTTGGATTTTCCATCAATTATAAAATTCCGACAAGAAATAAACTGGCAAAAGAGGATCCGAATATCCTGAACCAGACTAAAAAAGAGGATAATGGAGGCGTAATGCAGCAGGCACAATAA
- a CDS encoding HesA/MoeB/ThiF family protein: protein MKKEDHFSRYSRQIFIEEIGLEGQKKIISSKVLVIGAGGLGSPVIQYLASAGVGNLGVADFDEVELHNLNRQIIHTENRVGLSKVKSAEKFVKELNHQVAFIGIEEKINEENVEKILCQYDIIVDGSDNFSTRYLVNDTCVKLKKTLVYGSILGFSGHVSVFNHNGSKNLRDIFPEPPFDEDVPDCDSLGVLGALPGMIGSMMALQTLKIITDLPVSVNQLTLVDTLNWRFQTIDF, encoded by the coding sequence ATGAAAAAAGAAGATCATTTTTCACGGTACAGCCGGCAAATATTTATTGAAGAAATCGGATTGGAAGGGCAAAAGAAAATAATATCTTCCAAGGTTCTTGTAATTGGAGCCGGAGGTTTGGGAAGCCCGGTTATCCAATATCTGGCCTCAGCAGGAGTAGGAAATTTAGGCGTTGCAGATTTTGATGAGGTTGAACTTCATAATCTGAACCGACAGATCATTCATACCGAAAACAGAGTCGGACTATCCAAAGTGAAGAGTGCAGAAAAATTCGTGAAAGAACTTAATCATCAGGTTGCATTCATCGGAATAGAAGAAAAAATCAATGAAGAAAATGTTGAAAAAATCCTTTGTCAGTATGATATTATTGTTGATGGTTCAGATAACTTTTCAACAAGATATTTGGTGAATGATACCTGTGTAAAACTTAAAAAGACCTTGGTTTATGGAAGTATCTTAGGATTTTCAGGACACGTGTCTGTGTTTAATCATAATGGAAGCAAAAACTTAAGGGATATTTTCCCTGAACCGCCTTTCGATGAGGATGTACCGGATTGTGACAGTCTTGGCGTACTGGGAGCTCTTCCCGGAATGATAGGTAGTATGATGGCTCTTCAGACGTTAAAAATTATTACAGATCTTCCTGTGAGTGTTAATCAGCTGACTTTGGTGGATACTTTGAACTGGAGGTTTCAGACGATTGATTTTTGA
- the thiH gene encoding 2-iminoacetate synthase ThiH, which translates to MKSFKDVFENYQWDEVKNKLEKVSLADVRYSLQKKNKTLDDFLNLLSPAASHELELMARMTQMLTQKRFGKTIQLYAPLYLSNECQNICTYCGFSLDNSLKRKTLSDMELMIEASVLKSMGVNHVLLVSGEANKIVGVPYFQNAVRKLKPHFSNISIEVQPLLEEEYKLLHEEGVHSVLVYQETYHQDVYREYHPKGKKSNFHFRLETPDRIGRAGIHKIGLGVLLGLEDWRVDSFFNALHIDYLQKRYWKSKFSVSFPRLRPAEGIIEPNFIMEDKDLLQLICAYRIWNEDLEVSISTRENEVFRNNIVSLGATAMSAGSKTNPGGYAVDKESLEQFETSDDRSMDEIRVMIKKAGYDPVMKDWDSVYSGF; encoded by the coding sequence ATGAAAAGTTTTAAAGATGTTTTTGAAAACTACCAATGGGATGAGGTAAAGAATAAGCTTGAAAAAGTAAGTCTGGCCGATGTAAGATACAGTCTTCAGAAAAAGAATAAAACCCTGGATGATTTTTTGAACCTGCTTTCACCAGCCGCTTCCCATGAACTGGAACTCATGGCGAGAATGACGCAGATGCTCACTCAAAAACGATTTGGAAAAACCATTCAGCTGTATGCACCGCTGTATCTCAGCAATGAATGTCAGAATATCTGTACCTACTGCGGGTTCAGTCTAGATAATAGCCTGAAAAGAAAAACCCTTTCTGATATGGAGCTGATGATTGAAGCCTCAGTGCTGAAATCAATGGGAGTGAATCATGTACTGCTGGTAAGCGGGGAAGCCAATAAAATTGTAGGAGTACCTTATTTTCAGAATGCTGTTCGTAAGCTAAAGCCTCACTTTTCTAACATTTCCATTGAAGTTCAGCCATTATTGGAAGAAGAATACAAACTGCTTCATGAAGAAGGAGTGCATTCCGTTTTAGTGTATCAGGAAACCTACCATCAGGATGTCTACAGAGAATATCATCCAAAAGGTAAGAAATCAAACTTTCATTTCCGTCTGGAAACTCCGGATAGAATAGGAAGAGCAGGAATTCATAAAATCGGGCTGGGGGTTCTCCTTGGCCTTGAAGATTGGAGAGTAGACAGTTTTTTCAATGCATTACACATCGATTATCTTCAGAAACGCTACTGGAAAAGTAAGTTTTCTGTTTCCTTTCCAAGGCTCAGACCTGCAGAAGGAATTATTGAACCTAATTTCATAATGGAAGACAAAGATCTTCTTCAATTGATCTGCGCCTACAGAATCTGGAATGAAGACCTTGAAGTCTCTATTTCTACCAGAGAAAATGAAGTCTTTAGAAATAATATTGTGTCTCTGGGAGCAACAGCTATGAGTGCAGGTTCAAAAACCAATCCGGGAGGGTATGCTGTGGATAAAGAGTCTCTGGAACAGTTTGAAACCAGTGACGATCGAAGTATGGATGAAATCAGAGTCATGATCAAAAAAGCAGGCTATGATCCCGTAATGAAAGACTGGGATTCTGTGTATAGTGGATTTTAA
- a CDS encoding thiazole synthase — MNHQKLEIAGRTFESRLFLGTGKFGSMRDMIQSVIASESNMVTMALKRIDAQSSEDDLLDSLKETNVHLLPNTSGARTAKEAVLAAQLAREALETNWVKLEIHPDPKYLLPDPIETLYATEELAKLGFIVMPYIHADPVLCKRLEDVGTAVVMPLGAPIGTNKGLRTQDFLEIIISQSNVPVVVDAGIGAPSDAAKAMEMGADAVLVNTAIAVAGNPLNMALAFKEGVIAGRRAFESGLGAIGNHAEASSPLTSFLFE, encoded by the coding sequence ATGAACCATCAGAAATTAGAAATAGCAGGAAGAACTTTTGAATCCAGACTGTTTTTAGGAACAGGTAAATTCGGGAGTATGAGAGATATGATACAATCTGTTATCGCCTCGGAATCCAACATGGTAACCATGGCGCTCAAAAGAATTGATGCCCAATCCAGCGAAGATGATCTGCTTGATTCATTAAAAGAAACCAACGTTCACCTTCTGCCGAATACTTCCGGAGCAAGAACCGCTAAAGAAGCTGTATTGGCAGCTCAGTTAGCAAGAGAAGCGCTGGAAACCAACTGGGTAAAACTGGAAATTCATCCGGATCCGAAATATTTATTGCCAGACCCTATTGAAACCTTATATGCCACTGAAGAATTGGCAAAATTAGGATTTATTGTAATGCCTTACATTCATGCCGATCCTGTTTTGTGCAAACGTCTTGAAGATGTCGGAACCGCTGTCGTAATGCCTTTAGGAGCACCTATTGGCACAAATAAAGGATTAAGAACACAGGATTTTCTGGAAATCATTATCAGCCAAAGTAATGTTCCCGTGGTGGTAGATGCCGGAATCGGGGCACCATCAGATGCTGCAAAGGCAATGGAAATGGGAGCAGATGCCGTTTTGGTGAATACTGCCATTGCCGTAGCCGGAAATCCACTGAATATGGCCTTAGCTTTTAAAGAAGGCGTGATTGCCGGAAGAAGAGCCTTCGAATCAGGATTAGGTGCTATTGGCAACCATGCTGAAGCTTCAAGCCCGCTTACTTCGTTTTTATTTGAATAA
- a CDS encoding thiamine phosphate synthase, translating to MEKLQYISQGNTFQEQELYIRKALDNGIKWVQVRWKNAPENELINLCEISKQLCSEYQAVCIINDHVQIAKEIDADGVHLGLNDSAIEEARSILGKNKIIGGTANTLSDVIQRIKESCDYIGLGPLRFTTTKEKLSQVLGFEGYQNIINGLREKSIDIPKIFAIGSVALEDILPLQGIGIYGVSVSGLITKQPTIIKELNKVMI from the coding sequence ATGGAAAAATTACAATACATATCACAGGGAAACACCTTTCAGGAACAGGAACTTTATATCCGAAAAGCTTTAGACAATGGAATCAAATGGGTACAGGTTCGATGGAAAAATGCCCCTGAAAATGAATTAATCAACCTCTGTGAAATTTCAAAACAACTTTGTTCAGAATATCAGGCGGTTTGTATCATCAATGACCATGTACAAATAGCCAAAGAAATAGATGCTGACGGGGTCCATTTAGGATTGAACGACAGTGCCATTGAAGAAGCAAGATCGATCTTAGGCAAAAATAAAATTATTGGCGGAACGGCTAATACCCTTTCGGATGTCATTCAGAGAATCAAAGAATCTTGTGATTATATAGGTTTAGGACCATTGAGATTTACCACAACCAAAGAAAAATTAAGCCAGGTTCTTGGGTTTGAGGGATATCAGAATATTATTAACGGATTACGAGAAAAATCAATAGATATTCCCAAAATATTTGCCATCGGAAGCGTTGCCCTTGAAGATATTTTGCCATTACAGGGGATCGGAATTTATGGTGTTTCGGTTTCGGGACTTATTACAAAACAACCTACTATTATTAAAGAACTAAACAAAGTAATGATATGA
- a CDS encoding hydroxymethylpyrimidine/phosphomethylpyrimidine kinase: MQERPYVISVAGFDPSGGAGLLSDSKTFEQSKVVGLGICTALTLQTALKCLNLEWRPIDEVTEAIQVLMGNYPVSAVKIGIVKDANFLDKIVETVQKGSSDVKIVWDPVLKSTSEFAFFDLETLSQLKNTVNKLSLITPNYNEYRVLKENNLLPDTHECSLLIKGGHREDHLGTDILVENGKEILLTPTESSAAYFPKHGSGCVLSSAITAELAKGENIETACINGKLYIEKFLKSNLSLLGTHS; this comes from the coding sequence ATGCAGGAACGTCCTTATGTCATAAGTGTTGCAGGCTTCGATCCCAGTGGTGGAGCAGGCTTATTATCAGATAGTAAAACCTTTGAGCAATCAAAAGTGGTGGGATTGGGAATATGTACAGCATTAACATTGCAAACTGCTTTGAAATGTCTGAATTTAGAATGGCGTCCTATAGATGAAGTAACTGAGGCGATTCAGGTTTTGATGGGGAATTATCCCGTTTCAGCAGTGAAAATAGGAATTGTAAAGGATGCTAATTTTCTGGATAAAATTGTAGAAACGGTTCAAAAAGGAAGCTCTGACGTAAAAATCGTCTGGGATCCCGTTCTGAAAAGCACTTCCGAGTTTGCTTTTTTTGATCTTGAAACACTTTCTCAATTAAAGAATACGGTTAATAAACTCAGTTTAATAACTCCCAATTATAACGAATACCGTGTTTTAAAGGAAAATAATCTTTTACCGGATACTCACGAATGCTCATTACTCATCAAAGGAGGACATCGGGAAGATCATTTAGGAACAGATATTTTAGTTGAAAATGGAAAAGAAATTCTTTTAACTCCAACTGAAAGTAGTGCAGCCTATTTTCCTAAACATGGCTCCGGCTGTGTTTTATCATCAGCCATTACAGCAGAACTTGCGAAAGGTGAAAACATCGAAACTGCCTGTATAAATGGGAAATTATACATTGAAAAATTTTTAAAAAGCAATCTCTCTTTACTGGGAACGCATTCATAA
- a CDS encoding thiamine phosphate synthase, with amino-acid sequence MILVITPELIVQNETILINQMFQEGLDLLHIRKPWLSQNEMIEFITQIDKTFYPQLVLHTHYDLGKEFTISRFHFREIDRKEETYKYWGEENTISTSVHDITTYNTLDKEWEYAFISPFFPSISKKGYGLDSTIKNEIKQRNNPDVKLIALGGINPNNIHEVFETNVDGVALLGAIWESKEPLKVFRKCRNVLMS; translated from the coding sequence ATGATCCTCGTCATCACTCCTGAATTGATTGTTCAGAACGAAACAATTCTTATTAATCAGATGTTTCAGGAAGGTCTTGATCTGCTTCACATCCGCAAACCATGGCTCAGCCAGAATGAAATGATTGAATTCATCACTCAGATTGATAAGACTTTCTATCCGCAGTTGGTATTGCATACACATTACGATCTTGGAAAGGAATTTACTATTTCAAGGTTTCATTTCAGAGAGATTGATAGAAAGGAAGAAACTTATAAATATTGGGGGGAAGAAAATACCATTTCAACATCAGTGCACGATATCACAACATACAATACTTTGGATAAAGAATGGGAATATGCTTTCATAAGCCCGTTCTTTCCAAGTATCTCCAAAAAAGGATATGGACTGGATTCTACTATCAAGAACGAAATAAAACAGCGGAACAATCCAGATGTTAAATTAATTGCGCTTGGAGGAATTAACCCCAATAATATCCACGAAGTTTTCGAAACAAATGTAGATGGAGTAGCTTTATTGGGTGCAATCTGGGAAAGTAAAGAACCTTTAAAAGTATTCAGAAAATGCAGGAACGTCCTTATGTCATAA